The genomic segment TACCTTCGGGAATCCGGCTTTGACATCCGCGTTCTGGTCAGACCCAGGCCCGGCAATCTCACCTCCTGGAACCGGGAGCTGCTGATTCTGGCCGACTGGCTCAAATCCCTCCGCAAGCCCGCGGCCGTATTGGCCGGCGATGATACGCTGGCTGTTGATGTTTTGACCGCCTGCCGGATTGCCGACCTTCTGGTCCCGCAGCAGATTGCCGTGCTGGGAGTCAATAACAACCGGACAATCTGCGAAACGCAAATTCCCCGCATCTCCAGTGTGGCACTCGATTACAGGAAGGCCGGGTTTGAGGCCGCCGCTCTTCTGGACCGGATGATGAATAAACAGCCCCTTCCGCGGGACCAAACGGTTTTGATTGAACCGACCGCCGTCATCCCCCGACAGTCCACCGACTTTAGCGCCATTGAAGATTATGAAATCGCCAAAGCCATGACCTTTATCCGCCACCATTCAACGGGGCGGCTTCAGGTTTCCGACGTGGCCGCCCATGTGCACCTGTCGATAAACGCCCTGCAGAAGCGGTTTAAGAAAGCCGTGGGCTCATCGGTGGCGCGGGAAATCAGACGGGTCTGTGCAGACCGAATCGCCGACCTGCTGATTCATTCCGACTTGTCCATAGAGGAAATCGCCCTGACCGTCGGATTTTCAAACCCCAGCCACATCGCCCGATTCTTCCAAAAAGCCAGAGGAATGTCTCCCCTGGCTTTCCGCAGACAGTACAGCCCCCGACAAGAACGCTGACTTCCCTGGAAAAAAGAACTGCACACAACCTTTTGAGGGAAAAAGAACAGAAAAAAACATCCACCCCCCATTCCAAATCAAGTATTACCAAAAATGTCTGTGCGAAAAAGCATGGCCGGAACCTGATTTGAGGTATTGTTCAAACTTTGCGGCTTTCAGGTCATTGTCAAATCGAATGACAACAACAACTTTCCACGGTCTGAATTTGGCTGTATGCGGTGATTTCCCGGCGTTATGTTCCTCAAGACGTTTCGTCAAATCAGAGGTGAGCCCGATATACTTTTTGTCGGGTTCCGTCAAACTCTCGAGCAGATACACATACTTCATTCCGATTATCCCAAAAAGAAAAGTCCTGCTTCGCTGAAGCTACGCAGGACATCCTCCATAGCTCGCCTACGGCGAGCGACGGAGGATGGAGGCGGGGGGATTCGAACCCCCGTCCCGAGACATTTCCAGTCCGGCATCTACATGTTTAGTCGTCTGTTTGGGTCTCGCTTGAGCGGACGCCAAACGACCGGCTTCCGCTCTCGCCAGTTCACTGTTGTCTCGCTGTCGGGCCGTGAACGGAGCCCTTCAGCCAGCCCGCTGAGCGGCGTTCGCGTCAGTCCCGCGGGCAGGACCAACGGAACGGACTGCGTC from the Anaerohalosphaeraceae bacterium genome contains:
- a CDS encoding DNA-binding transcriptional regulator, with the protein product MADAFKKVVFLYAPSEDRGLWDGVVEYASVHRRWLLYSPLLLQFEADEEEIYRWLKQVRPDGLIVPNSRENLGKILRLSIPTILHRNVKPRLPGRPAIVGNGERIGKMAAEHFLKLGFKNFGSYICAAHVPMQERAESFAKYLRESGFDIRVLVRPRPGNLTSWNRELLILADWLKSLRKPAAVLAGDDTLAVDVLTACRIADLLVPQQIAVLGVNNNRTICETQIPRISSVALDYRKAGFEAAALLDRMMNKQPLPRDQTVLIEPTAVIPRQSTDFSAIEDYEIAKAMTFIRHHSTGRLQVSDVAAHVHLSINALQKRFKKAVGSSVAREIRRVCADRIADLLIHSDLSIEEIALTVGFSNPSHIARFFQKARGMSPLAFRRQYSPRQER